The Glycine soja cultivar W05 chromosome 6, ASM419377v2, whole genome shotgun sequence genome has a window encoding:
- the LOC114415456 gene encoding glutathione S-transferase TCHQD-like — MQLYHHPFDLDSQKVRLALEEKGIDYTSHHANPITGKNLDSSFFNMNPGGRLPVFQNGSHILYKTIDIIQYIERIAVFSSGSENISSSSREVIEWMQKIQEWDPKYFSLSHIPEKYRIYVSKFLRRVVIARMSESPELAGAYHKKLKEAYQTEEKLKEAAVLRRSKEHLIRLLDEAERQLSETPYLAGEEFTMADVMLIPVLARLVLLDLENEYITGRPNIAEYWVFVQQRPSYRKVIGRYFDGWKKHKTLLKTWCFVRIRSLLKRY, encoded by the exons ATGCAATTGTACCATCATCCATTTGATTTGGACTCCCAGAAGGTGAGACTTGCGTTGGAAGAGAAAGGCATTGATTATACATCTCACCATGCCAATCCCATAACTGGCAAGAACTTggattcttcattcttcaacatGAATCCCGGTGGAAGACTCCCTGTTTTCCAAAATGGGTCTCACATCCTTTACAAGACTATTGATATAATCCA GTACATAGAAAGAATTGCTGTGTTCTCCTCAGGGTCTGAGAATATCAGTAGCAGTAGCAGGGAAGTGATTGAATGGATGCAGAAGATACAAGAGTGGGATCCTAAGTatttttccctttcccatataccaGAGAAATACAGGATATACGTTTCCAAGTTCTTAAGGCGAGTGGTGATTGCTCGAATGTCCGAGTCCCCAGAATTAGCGGGTGCTTACCATAAGAAGTTAAAAGAAGCCTATCAGACTGAAGAGAAATTGAAAGAGGCAGCTGTATTGAGAAGGAGCAAGGAGCATTTGATTAGGCTGCTTGATGAAGCAGAGAGGCAGCTGAGTGAAACACCTTATTTAGCAGGTGAAGAGTTTACCATGGCGGATGTCATGCTCATTCCGGTGTTGGCTCGTTTAGTACTCTTGGATTTGGAAAATGAGTACATAACTGGCAGGCCCAACATTGCTGAGTATTGGGTTTTTGTTCAGCAGAGGCCTAGTTATAGGAAGGTGATTGGTAGGTATTTTGATGGTTGGAAAAAACACAAGACATTGTTGAAAACTTGGTGCTTTGTTCGTATTAGAAGTTTGC